The Frondihabitans australicus genome includes a region encoding these proteins:
- a CDS encoding MarR family winged helix-turn-helix transcriptional regulator — translation MDSTAAELNRLFGPLRRAAVRATRAEAGLPDLPEAHVEILRALADHHPQSPGELAENLRLARSTVSNLIKAMVAAGLIRREADVTDSRSTSIYPTDSAIDNMRRYDEAGTQVLARALATMTEGERRTLGDAAPILSRLVDLLTSHPLPPRPHAG, via the coding sequence ATGGACTCCACCGCCGCCGAGCTGAACCGCCTGTTCGGTCCGCTGCGCCGTGCCGCCGTGCGGGCCACCCGTGCCGAGGCGGGCCTGCCCGACCTGCCCGAGGCGCACGTCGAGATCCTGCGCGCCCTGGCCGACCACCACCCGCAGAGCCCGGGCGAGCTCGCCGAGAACCTCCGCCTCGCCCGATCCACCGTCAGCAACCTGATCAAGGCGATGGTCGCCGCCGGCCTCATCCGCCGCGAGGCCGACGTGACGGATTCGCGGTCGACTTCGATCTACCCGACCGACTCGGCGATCGACAACATGCGCCGCTACGACGAGGCCGGCACGCAGGTGCTCGCCAGGGCGCTGGCCACGATGACCGAGGGCGAGCGGCGCACGCTGGGCGATGCGGCCCCGATCCTGAGCCGCCTCGTCGACCTGCTCACGTCGCACCCGCTGCCGCCCCGGCCGCACGCCGGCTGA
- a CDS encoding acyl-CoA dehydrogenase family protein — MTLSLDSRTDLLGIDALLNPEEIALRASTRAFVDEAIRPHIAEWFEKAVFPAEIMTELGSRGLLGMHLHGYGCPGRSAVEYGLAALELEAGDSGLRTAVSVQGSLAMSAISKHGSDEQKQRYLPEMAAGRLIGCFGLTEPTAGSDPATMATFARRDGDDWVISGSKRWIGLASIADVAVIWAQTDDGIRGFLVPTSTPGFSATPITGKLSMRASIQCDITLDDVRLPADAMLPGARGLRGPFECLNEARYGIVWGVLGAARDSLEAALDYASNRMQFGKPLTSYQLTQEKLANMLLELQKGQLLALHLGRAKDNGGIEPHQISMGKLNNVREAIEICRTARTIFGGNGITLEHSPFRHADNLESVRTYEGTDEVHTLVIGQALTGIAAFR, encoded by the coding sequence ATGACCCTCTCCCTCGATTCCCGCACCGACCTCCTCGGCATCGACGCGCTGCTGAACCCCGAGGAGATCGCCCTCCGCGCCTCGACGCGCGCATTCGTCGACGAGGCGATCCGCCCGCACATCGCCGAGTGGTTCGAGAAGGCGGTGTTCCCGGCCGAGATCATGACCGAGCTGGGCTCTCGCGGGCTCCTGGGCATGCACCTGCACGGGTACGGCTGCCCTGGCCGGTCGGCCGTCGAGTACGGCCTCGCGGCGCTCGAGCTCGAGGCCGGCGACTCGGGGCTCCGCACCGCCGTGAGCGTGCAGGGGTCGCTCGCCATGAGCGCCATCTCGAAGCACGGCTCCGACGAGCAGAAGCAGCGGTACCTGCCGGAGATGGCCGCGGGGCGCCTGATCGGCTGCTTCGGCCTCACCGAGCCGACCGCAGGATCCGACCCGGCGACGATGGCGACGTTCGCCCGTCGCGACGGCGACGACTGGGTGATCAGCGGATCGAAGCGCTGGATCGGCCTGGCGTCGATCGCCGACGTCGCCGTGATCTGGGCGCAGACCGACGACGGCATCCGCGGATTCCTCGTGCCCACGTCGACGCCCGGATTCTCCGCGACGCCGATCACCGGCAAGCTGTCGATGCGCGCGTCGATCCAGTGCGACATCACGCTCGACGACGTGCGTCTGCCCGCCGACGCGATGCTGCCGGGCGCCCGTGGCCTGCGCGGCCCGTTCGAGTGCCTCAACGAGGCCCGCTACGGCATCGTCTGGGGCGTGCTCGGCGCCGCCCGCGACAGCCTGGAGGCCGCGCTCGACTACGCGTCGAACCGGATGCAGTTCGGCAAGCCGCTCACCTCGTACCAGCTGACGCAGGAGAAGCTCGCGAACATGCTCCTCGAGCTGCAGAAAGGCCAGCTCCTCGCCCTCCACCTCGGCCGGGCGAAGGACAACGGAGGCATCGAGCCGCACCAGATCTCGATGGGCAAGCTCAACAACGTGCGCGAGGCGATCGAGATCTGCCGCACGGCGCGGACGATCTTCGGCGGCAACGGCATCACGCTCGAGCACTCGCCGTTCCGTCACGCCGACAATCTGGAGAGCGTCCGCACCTACGAGGGCACCGACGAGGTGCACACCCTCGTGATCGGCCAGGCGCTCACCGGGATCGCGGCGTTCCGCTGA
- a CDS encoding histidine phosphatase family protein, translated as MPIYFIRHGESSANERNRFAGHLESHLTPLGESQARDAGKRALDLGLEVDEVHISTLSRTRRTAELALGEMGQSPVVVESGLIVERHFGVYGGKNKSLVKKAVGFATYTEHFHSNAGAPPGGETWAELYGRAKAYYDEVLTPADRAGRTVLVVTHKYVVEMFALIAAGIDPSEYRDLKVPNARPLSVDDLRRIARADSTTAAVNDLGEIVEIRFPLLAFVAALVGVGLHIALPVTVPTIVFEVGLGALLAVTSFFSLLRIAPSILGDPALRPSRRSVLAVVPLVVLKAGLALILLQLSDSPLALLGALLLLLPPALLAPTLSLAWGGDYFAAICQTVVATLVLPAVVGVVVLLDSGSSFDAARLPEAALAFALVVVGSFVLPLVAAQAFRRRSPIRAGQVSTNWNWLGSVAVIVLALFAGYSLTPSDLTVDASVAGQIGFAVAALLAIRLLAGGYLKVVRPDEGVDRDIRITQATPNVFLWVSLSAALFGAREAGFGTAAVVTFFGLVWLDDVVRVRRQRRELADDVAALGRDPRRDLEGAALR; from the coding sequence ATGCCGATCTACTTCATCCGTCACGGCGAGTCGAGCGCCAACGAGCGCAACCGATTCGCGGGGCACCTCGAATCCCACCTGACCCCGCTGGGGGAGAGCCAGGCGCGTGACGCCGGGAAGCGAGCCCTCGACCTGGGGCTCGAGGTCGACGAGGTGCACATCTCGACGCTGTCGCGCACGCGCCGAACCGCAGAGCTCGCCCTGGGGGAGATGGGGCAGTCGCCCGTGGTCGTCGAGTCGGGGCTGATCGTCGAACGTCACTTCGGCGTGTACGGCGGCAAGAACAAGAGCCTCGTCAAGAAGGCGGTGGGATTCGCGACGTACACCGAGCACTTCCACTCGAACGCGGGTGCGCCGCCCGGGGGAGAGACCTGGGCCGAGCTCTACGGCCGCGCGAAGGCGTACTACGACGAGGTGCTCACACCGGCCGACCGTGCCGGCCGGACCGTCCTGGTCGTCACACACAAGTACGTCGTCGAGATGTTCGCCCTGATCGCGGCCGGAATCGACCCGAGTGAGTATCGCGATCTCAAGGTGCCGAACGCCAGGCCGCTGTCGGTAGACGACCTTCGCCGCATCGCCCGAGCCGACTCGACGACCGCGGCGGTGAACGACCTCGGAGAGATCGTCGAGATCCGGTTCCCGCTCCTCGCGTTCGTGGCCGCACTGGTCGGCGTCGGCCTGCACATCGCACTACCCGTCACCGTGCCGACGATCGTCTTCGAGGTCGGGCTGGGTGCACTCCTGGCCGTGACGAGCTTCTTCTCGCTGCTCAGGATCGCGCCCTCGATCCTCGGCGATCCAGCCCTTCGCCCCTCCCGCCGTTCGGTCCTCGCGGTCGTCCCGCTCGTCGTCCTCAAAGCGGGTCTGGCGCTGATCCTGCTGCAGCTCTCGGACTCGCCTCTGGCGCTGCTCGGAGCGCTGCTCCTGCTGCTGCCACCGGCCCTCCTCGCGCCGACGCTGTCGCTGGCGTGGGGCGGCGACTACTTCGCCGCGATCTGCCAGACCGTCGTGGCGACGCTCGTGCTGCCGGCGGTTGTCGGAGTGGTCGTGCTTCTCGACTCGGGGTCGTCGTTCGACGCGGCCAGGCTGCCGGAGGCGGCTCTCGCCTTCGCGCTCGTCGTCGTCGGGTCGTTCGTGCTGCCGCTGGTCGCGGCGCAGGCGTTCCGTCGCCGGTCGCCGATCCGTGCCGGTCAGGTCTCGACGAACTGGAACTGGCTCGGCTCGGTCGCGGTGATCGTGCTGGCCCTCTTCGCCGGGTACTCGCTCACACCGTCCGACCTGACGGTCGATGCGTCCGTGGCCGGCCAGATAGGGTTCGCCGTGGCGGCGCTGCTGGCGATCCGCCTCCTCGCGGGGGGCTACCTGAAGGTCGTCCGCCCCGACGAAGGCGTCGACCGCGACATCCGCATCACCCAGGCCACTCCGAACGTCTTCCTCTGGGTCAGCCTGTCGGCTGCGCTCTTCGGCGCTCGCGAGGCGGGCTTCGGCACTGCCGCGGTCGTCACCTTCTTCGGCCTGGTCTGGCTCGACGACGTCGTGCGAGTGCGTCGCCAGCGGCGCGAACTCGCCGACGACGTCGCGGCGCTCGGCCGTGACCCGCGGCGCGACCTCGAGGGTGCGGCACTCCGCTGA
- a CDS encoding glycosyltransferase — MHRLAALIRFLLRALRFEVHATARRRPVRPDVVLYEAFAGSGALCNPEAIFREILRSPDLGHLRHVWVLDRTGNHRALRREFRRDRRVRFVTRDGFAYWWALATSGWLVNNATFPAQFSKRPGQVYLNTWHGTPLKAMGYDMPDGARESANTLRNFLQADYLLSQNEFMTESMYRRAYRLAGLYRGLVIEEGYPRVDRQRLDAAGLLRARGLLSARGLAVGRRRIVLFAPTWRGGAFNDPTDDIDRLVATVTGLQARLGDEYVVLLKTHQILERFVGSRPDLARILVPTTIPTNVVLGVADTLVTDFSSIFFDFLATGRRILFHAPDRDDYGATRGLAFGVDELPGPMCDTLDDLARGVTDPDGSPWLRGAVRDEWQARLTTQGGTDSSRRIVDVVFRGRLGTHRVRTLADGDRVSVLLHVGNLASNGITSSALNLLKALPADRFDVSIAYTRTRSRQQVSNAALVPPTVRQILRDGGMNGSKVHQLRRRLQARLGAVDVHLDDPRQRRLWDDEWTRVFGDARFDRVIDFSGYSVLWATLLLHSPEAPRAVWMHNDLVAELGRVVNGRRPLARSLPQIFGTLRHYDALAAVSPVLAQINERSLPKGALGGARILAVPNLVDAERVLRLGAARPFENETLDAPADGVENGDPDAAREPEPEWVEALQRHDGTRWFVTVGRYTREKNHERLLRAFARVHAEHPEARLAIIGHGPLRESLGELIRELGLTGAAHLTGPLSNPFSVMSRSACFVLSSDYEGQPMVLLEAALLGLPIVSTGFASVRDALPRPTIRVTPLDVDGLYTGMTAYFDGGVAPSTLDAEAYNRQALARFLSTNRLSVAAPREASTVAA; from the coding sequence GTGCACCGGCTGGCTGCGCTCATCCGATTCCTGCTCCGCGCCCTGCGCTTCGAAGTCCACGCGACCGCGCGGCGACGCCCGGTGCGGCCCGACGTGGTGCTGTACGAGGCGTTCGCAGGATCCGGGGCGCTCTGCAACCCCGAGGCGATCTTCCGCGAGATCCTGCGCTCGCCCGACCTCGGGCACCTGCGGCACGTGTGGGTGCTCGACCGCACCGGGAACCACCGCGCCCTCCGCCGCGAGTTCCGCCGCGATCGCCGCGTGCGCTTCGTCACGCGTGACGGCTTCGCGTACTGGTGGGCCCTCGCGACGAGCGGCTGGCTCGTCAACAACGCGACCTTCCCCGCGCAGTTCTCGAAGCGGCCGGGGCAGGTCTACCTGAACACGTGGCACGGCACGCCGCTCAAGGCCATGGGCTACGACATGCCCGACGGCGCCCGCGAGTCGGCGAACACGCTGCGGAACTTCCTCCAGGCCGACTACCTGCTCTCGCAGAACGAGTTCATGACCGAGTCGATGTACCGGCGCGCGTATCGGCTCGCCGGGCTCTACCGCGGCCTCGTGATCGAGGAGGGGTACCCCCGCGTCGACCGGCAGCGGCTCGACGCGGCGGGGCTCCTGCGGGCCCGAGGCCTGCTCTCGGCCCGTGGCCTCGCGGTCGGCCGCCGGCGCATCGTGCTGTTCGCGCCGACCTGGCGCGGGGGCGCGTTCAACGACCCGACCGACGACATCGACCGGCTCGTGGCCACGGTGACCGGGCTGCAGGCGCGTCTCGGCGACGAGTACGTCGTGCTGCTGAAGACGCACCAGATCCTCGAGCGCTTCGTGGGGTCGCGGCCCGACCTCGCGCGGATCCTGGTGCCCACCACGATCCCCACGAACGTCGTCCTCGGCGTGGCCGACACCCTCGTCACCGACTTCTCGTCGATCTTCTTCGACTTCCTCGCCACCGGCCGCAGGATCCTCTTCCACGCACCCGACCGCGACGACTACGGCGCCACCCGGGGCCTCGCCTTCGGGGTCGACGAGCTGCCCGGCCCGATGTGCGACACACTCGACGACCTCGCCCGCGGCGTCACCGACCCCGACGGCTCCCCGTGGCTGCGCGGCGCCGTCCGCGACGAGTGGCAGGCCCGGTTAACCACGCAGGGCGGCACCGACTCGAGCCGCAGGATCGTCGACGTCGTCTTCCGAGGACGCCTCGGCACGCACCGTGTCCGCACTCTCGCCGACGGCGATCGTGTCTCGGTGCTGCTGCACGTCGGCAACCTCGCCTCGAACGGCATCACCTCGTCGGCCCTCAACCTGCTGAAGGCTCTGCCCGCCGACCGGTTCGACGTGTCGATCGCCTACACGCGCACGCGCTCACGCCAGCAGGTCTCGAACGCCGCGCTCGTGCCGCCGACCGTGCGCCAGATCCTCCGCGACGGCGGCATGAACGGCTCGAAGGTCCACCAGCTGCGTCGGCGCCTCCAGGCTCGGCTCGGCGCGGTCGACGTCCACCTCGACGATCCGCGCCAGCGCCGGCTCTGGGACGACGAGTGGACTCGCGTCTTCGGCGACGCACGATTCGACCGCGTCATCGACTTCTCGGGCTACAGCGTCCTCTGGGCCACCCTCCTGCTCCACTCGCCCGAGGCGCCGCGCGCCGTCTGGATGCACAACGACCTCGTGGCCGAACTCGGCCGCGTCGTCAACGGGCGGCGCCCGCTCGCCCGGTCGCTGCCGCAGATCTTCGGCACGCTGCGCCACTACGACGCCCTCGCCGCCGTGTCGCCGGTTCTCGCGCAGATCAACGAGCGGTCGCTGCCGAAGGGGGCGCTCGGCGGCGCTCGGATCCTGGCAGTCCCGAACCTCGTCGACGCCGAGCGCGTCCTGCGCCTGGGTGCCGCGCGGCCGTTCGAGAACGAGACGCTCGATGCGCCCGCCGACGGTGTCGAGAACGGCGACCCCGACGCAGCCCGAGAGCCCGAGCCCGAGTGGGTCGAGGCGCTGCAGCGTCACGACGGCACCCGGTGGTTCGTCACAGTGGGCCGCTACACCCGCGAGAAGAACCACGAGAGGCTCCTCCGTGCCTTCGCACGCGTCCACGCCGAGCACCCCGAGGCGCGCCTCGCGATCATCGGCCACGGGCCCCTCCGCGAGAGCCTCGGCGAGCTCATCCGCGAGCTCGGTCTGACCGGGGCCGCGCATCTCACCGGGCCCCTCTCCAATCCTTTCTCAGTCATGAGCCGGTCGGCCTGCTTCGTGCTCTCGAGCGACTACGAGGGGCAGCCGATGGTGCTGCTCGAGGCGGCCCTGCTCGGCCTGCCGATCGTCTCGACCGGCTTCGCGTCGGTTCGCGACGCCCTGCCGCGACCCACCATCCGTGTCACGCCGCTGGACGTCGACGGCCTCTACACCGGCATGACGGCGTACTTCGACGGCGGCGTCGCGCCGTCGACGCTGGATGCCGAGGCGTACAACCGACAGGCGCTGGCGCGCTTCCTCTCCACCAACCGACTCTCCGTCGCCGCACCGCGTGAAGCCTCGACCGTCGCGGCCTGA
- a CDS encoding glycosyltransferase family 39 protein → MKPRPSRPDRVIRRSAWLLALVAAVVSACGSWIPSLWGDEAASVLSATRPLPSLARMLTHVDAVHGTFYFGLHWWIRIAGTSPFAVRLPDAIAVGLAVVAVVLLVGRLADPATAVVAGLVCLLLPRMTYTGEEARSYAFSAAIAAWLLLLVVDLARGRLRGTRWWIVYGALLALGIYVFLYLALFLAAHALVLAASRARRGAWRAWAVAVVCALVATAPLLVLAMLERSQIASLAGDTTTDFRSLAVGLWFTTSLYAAVAWLLIVVATAFWVVAVIRAVRTPRDADGVSEPGDDPAPRAPRPPSLELVGLAWLVLPGALLLLSNLVVADFTGRYLTMSAPGAALLIAAGLRRLAGLRLPRAVGPASARVPALGVLTALVLASAVPAYLSQRTPYAKNGSDWAEISALVGAHSGGAGAIVFDESAKTSRNPRLALHTYPAGFRGLDDVTLRVPYAENSTWYDATYTVPEALALGRFAGVTTVWLVEYSSGGTTDTSGLADLERAGYRVRETYRTHSSEILRLEK, encoded by the coding sequence GTGAAGCCTCGACCGTCGCGGCCTGACCGGGTGATCCGCCGGTCGGCGTGGCTCCTCGCGCTCGTCGCCGCGGTGGTGTCCGCCTGCGGCTCGTGGATCCCGTCCCTCTGGGGCGACGAGGCCGCGAGTGTCCTGTCGGCCACCCGCCCGCTCCCGAGTCTCGCGAGGATGCTCACGCACGTCGACGCCGTGCACGGCACCTTCTACTTCGGGCTGCACTGGTGGATCAGGATCGCGGGAACGTCGCCGTTCGCGGTGCGCCTCCCCGACGCGATCGCCGTCGGGCTCGCCGTCGTCGCCGTCGTGCTCCTGGTCGGGCGCCTCGCGGACCCCGCGACGGCGGTGGTGGCCGGGCTCGTGTGCCTCCTGCTGCCCAGGATGACATACACCGGCGAGGAGGCGCGCTCGTACGCGTTCTCGGCGGCGATCGCGGCGTGGCTCCTGCTGCTCGTCGTCGACCTGGCCCGTGGCCGGCTCCGGGGCACCCGCTGGTGGATCGTCTACGGTGCCCTGCTCGCCCTCGGCATCTACGTGTTCCTCTACCTCGCGCTGTTCCTCGCGGCGCACGCGCTGGTGCTCGCGGCCTCGCGCGCCCGTCGCGGTGCCTGGCGCGCCTGGGCCGTCGCCGTCGTCTGCGCGCTCGTCGCCACGGCGCCGCTGCTCGTGCTGGCGATGCTCGAGCGGTCACAGATCGCCTCCCTGGCCGGCGACACCACGACGGACTTCCGCTCGCTCGCGGTCGGGCTCTGGTTCACGACATCGCTCTACGCGGCGGTCGCGTGGCTGCTGATCGTCGTCGCGACGGCGTTCTGGGTGGTGGCGGTGATCCGGGCGGTCCGTACGCCGCGAGACGCCGACGGCGTGTCGGAGCCCGGTGACGATCCTGCGCCGCGCGCGCCGCGCCCTCCGAGCCTCGAGCTGGTCGGCCTGGCGTGGCTGGTGCTGCCCGGCGCGCTCCTGCTGCTGTCGAACCTCGTCGTCGCCGACTTCACCGGCCGCTACCTCACCATGTCGGCGCCCGGAGCGGCCCTCCTCATCGCCGCGGGCCTCCGACGCCTCGCCGGTCTCCGGTTGCCGCGCGCGGTCGGCCCGGCATCGGCCCGCGTCCCGGCGCTCGGCGTCCTGACCGCGCTCGTGCTCGCGTCCGCCGTGCCCGCGTACCTCTCGCAGCGCACCCCCTATGCGAAGAACGGCAGCGACTGGGCCGAGATCTCCGCGCTCGTCGGTGCTCACTCCGGCGGCGCGGGCGCGATCGTCTTCGACGAGTCGGCCAAGACGTCGAGGAATCCGCGTCTGGCCCTCCATACCTACCCTGCGGGCTTCCGCGGGCTCGACGACGTCACCCTCCGCGTGCCGTACGCCGAGAACAGCACCTGGTACGACGCGACGTACACCGTGCCCGAGGCGCTCGCCCTCGGGCGCTTCGCCGGTGTGACGACGGTGTGGCTCGTCGAGTACTCGTCGGGAGGGACCACCGACACGTCGGGCCTCGCCGACCTCGAGCGGGCGGGGTATCGCGTGCGAGAGACGTATCGGACGCACAGCAGCGAGATCCTGCGCCTCGAGAAGTGA
- a CDS encoding CaiB/BaiF CoA transferase family protein: MLHDETPDAPALDAPPVDAPPLDGLLVADFSRVLAGPLATMTLADLGADVVKIERPGTGDETRSWGPPWTPAGTSSYFESVNRGKRSVALDLSSPDDLRIARDLAARADVVVDNFRPGLMASYGLAHDDVAALNPRVVTCSISGFGSGAGAEIPGYDFVVQAVGGLLSITGDPGGDPMKAGVALVDVLTGKDAVIGILAALRERETSGRGQHVEVNLLSSLLGSLVNQASGYLATGRAPGRLGNRHPSIAPYETLRCQDGPLAVAVGNDEQFARFARALGLAWLVDDARFRTNADRVAHRDELATALEQILTTRPAEHWQSVLLEARVAAGRVGSVADGLALAESLGLDPTFVPAPGRSPQVANAISFSRTPTVRASAPPGLGDTPASDLDSDPAPLRKADA, encoded by the coding sequence ATGCTGCACGACGAGACGCCCGATGCGCCAGCTCTGGACGCGCCGCCCGTCGACGCGCCGCCCCTCGACGGCCTGCTCGTCGCCGATTTCAGCCGGGTGCTCGCCGGCCCGCTCGCGACCATGACCCTCGCCGACCTCGGGGCCGACGTCGTGAAGATCGAGCGTCCGGGAACGGGCGACGAGACCCGCTCCTGGGGACCGCCGTGGACACCCGCCGGCACCAGCTCGTACTTCGAGTCGGTGAACCGCGGCAAGCGGAGCGTCGCCCTCGACCTCTCCTCCCCCGACGACCTCCGAATCGCACGCGACCTCGCGGCGAGGGCAGACGTCGTCGTCGACAACTTCCGGCCCGGGCTCATGGCGTCGTACGGCCTCGCCCACGACGACGTCGCCGCCCTCAACCCGCGCGTCGTCACCTGCTCGATCTCGGGCTTCGGGTCGGGCGCAGGAGCCGAGATCCCCGGCTACGACTTCGTGGTCCAGGCCGTCGGAGGGCTGCTGAGCATTACCGGCGATCCGGGCGGCGACCCGATGAAGGCCGGCGTCGCCCTCGTCGACGTGCTCACCGGCAAGGACGCCGTCATCGGCATCCTCGCCGCCCTCCGCGAGCGCGAGACGTCGGGCCGCGGCCAGCACGTCGAGGTCAACCTGCTCTCCAGCCTCCTGGGCTCGCTCGTCAACCAGGCCAGCGGCTACCTCGCCACCGGCCGCGCGCCCGGCCGCCTCGGCAACCGGCACCCGTCCATCGCGCCGTACGAGACGCTCCGCTGCCAGGACGGCCCGCTCGCCGTCGCCGTCGGGAACGACGAGCAGTTCGCCCGCTTCGCCCGCGCCCTCGGCCTGGCCTGGCTGGTCGACGACGCGCGGTTCCGCACCAACGCCGACCGGGTCGCCCACCGCGACGAGCTCGCGACCGCGCTCGAACAGATCCTCACGACCCGCCCCGCGGAGCACTGGCAGTCCGTGCTGCTCGAGGCCCGCGTGGCCGCCGGTCGAGTCGGATCCGTCGCCGACGGCCTGGCGCTCGCCGAGTCGCTCGGCCTGGACCCCACCTTCGTCCCGGCCCCCGGCCGCTCGCCGCAGGTCGCGAACGCCATCTCGTTCTCGAGGACGCCGACCGTGCGGGCGTCCGCGCCTCCCGGCCTCGGCGACACGCCGGCCTCCGACCTCGACTCCGATCCCGCTCCCCTTCGAAAGGCCGACGCATGA
- the argG gene encoding argininosuccinate synthase, which translates to MSKVLSSLPVGERVGIAFSGGLDTSCAVAWMREKGAVPCTYTADIGQYDEPDIDAVPGRAHEYGAEIARLVDAKSALVEEGLVALQTGAFHIRSGGKTYFNTTPLGRAVTGTMLVRAMKEDGVDIWGDGSTYKGNDIERFYRYGLMANPRLRVYKPWLDVQFVEELGGRKEMSEWLVARGFPYRDSTEKAYSTDANIWGATHEAKSLEELSSGLDIVEPIMGVAAWRDDVEVATEVVSVRFEAGRPVALNGVEYADAVALVYEANAIGGRHGLGASDQIENRIIEAKSRGIYEAPGMALLHIAYERLLNAIHNEDTVASYHNEGRRLGRLMYEGRWLDPQSLMLRESLQRWVASAVTGEVTVRLRRGDDYTILDTTGPHLSYHPDKLSMERVGDAAFGPDDRIGQLTMRNLDIADSRSRLEQYAAAGLIGGATAELVGQLEEGAAGQILGEADPLSADDVALERATDAASEGAAFDSGTD; encoded by the coding sequence ATGTCCAAGGTCCTGAGCAGTCTTCCCGTCGGCGAGCGAGTCGGCATCGCGTTCTCCGGAGGTCTCGACACCTCGTGCGCGGTGGCCTGGATGCGCGAGAAGGGCGCCGTGCCCTGCACGTACACCGCCGACATCGGGCAGTACGACGAGCCGGACATCGACGCGGTCCCCGGCCGCGCGCACGAGTACGGCGCCGAGATCGCCCGCCTCGTCGACGCCAAGAGCGCCCTCGTCGAGGAGGGGCTCGTGGCCCTCCAGACCGGTGCTTTCCACATCCGCTCGGGCGGCAAGACGTACTTCAACACGACGCCGCTCGGCCGCGCCGTCACCGGCACGATGCTGGTGCGCGCCATGAAGGAGGACGGCGTCGACATCTGGGGCGACGGATCGACCTACAAGGGCAACGACATCGAGCGGTTCTACCGCTACGGCCTCATGGCGAACCCGCGGCTGCGCGTCTACAAGCCGTGGCTCGACGTCCAGTTCGTCGAAGAGCTCGGCGGCCGCAAGGAGATGAGCGAGTGGCTCGTCGCCCGCGGCTTCCCGTACCGCGACTCGACCGAGAAGGCCTACTCGACCGACGCCAACATCTGGGGTGCGACCCACGAAGCGAAGAGCCTCGAAGAGCTCTCCTCGGGCCTCGACATCGTCGAGCCGATCATGGGCGTCGCCGCCTGGCGCGACGACGTCGAGGTCGCGACCGAGGTCGTCTCGGTCCGCTTCGAGGCCGGTCGCCCGGTCGCGCTCAACGGCGTCGAGTACGCCGATGCGGTCGCCCTCGTCTACGAGGCGAACGCCATCGGCGGTCGCCACGGGCTCGGCGCCTCCGACCAGATCGAGAACCGCATCATCGAGGCGAAGAGCCGCGGCATCTACGAGGCCCCCGGCATGGCGCTGCTGCACATCGCCTACGAGCGCCTGCTCAACGCGATCCACAACGAAGACACCGTCGCGTCGTACCACAACGAGGGCCGTCGTCTCGGCCGCCTCATGTACGAGGGCCGCTGGCTCGACCCTCAGTCGCTCATGCTGCGTGAGTCGCTGCAGCGCTGGGTCGCCTCGGCCGTGACCGGCGAGGTCACGGTGCGTCTCCGCCGCGGCGACGACTACACGATCCTCGACACCACGGGCCCGCATCTCAGCTACCACCCCGACAAGCTCTCGATGGAGCGCGTCGGCGACGCCGCGTTCGGCCCCGACGACCGCATCGGGCAGCTCACGATGCGCAACCTCGACATCGCCGACTCGCGCTCGCGCCTCGAGCAGTACGCCGCCGCAGGCCTCATCGGCGGTGCCACCGCCGAGCTCGTCGGCCAGCTCGAGGAGGGCGCCGCCGGGCAGATCCTCGGCGAGGCCGACCCGCTCAGCGCCGACGACGTCGCACTCGAGCGCGCGACCGACGCCGCCTCCGAGGGCGCGGCGTTCGACTCCGGCACCGACTAG